One stretch of Comamonas testosteroni DNA includes these proteins:
- a CDS encoding tyrosine-type recombinase/integrase: MLTDAHCRNAICPPDRKQARFTDAGGLYLQVSPSGSKRWFYKYRTDGKEKQLALGSYPAVGLTAARKARDVAKMQRAQGSDPIEAHKLEKLKGGLDRGDSFQAVALDWHGKQVAGWSAGHAERTLRQLERDLFSWLGQRPMAGIEPMELLSVLQKIEERGALETADRALMLARQIWRYWLPTASNSQRDITEGLKSRLTPYHAKNSAAIVEPQRFGELLRTMHAYKGGPLVRTALLLAPLLYQRPGNLRMMEWAELDLDAGLWTIPSEKMKRTRQEKENGEPHVVPMPVQAVDLLRELHSLTGHGRYVFPGQRNHDRPMSDNSVRSAVYGLGFGTEQSWHGFRASARTMLVDQLDLDPLAIEANLAHAVKDANGRSYNRTKYLAKRFDLVQGWADYLDRLRDGVNVIKLSQKQSQMTHSPVQ, encoded by the coding sequence ATGCTGACCGATGCCCACTGCCGCAACGCCATCTGCCCACCTGATCGCAAGCAGGCGCGCTTCACCGATGCTGGCGGGCTGTACCTGCAAGTCAGCCCCAGCGGCTCCAAGCGCTGGTTCTACAAGTACCGTACCGACGGAAAAGAAAAGCAGCTTGCTTTGGGCAGTTACCCCGCCGTAGGGCTGACCGCAGCCCGCAAAGCGCGTGATGTTGCCAAGATGCAACGTGCGCAGGGCAGCGACCCTATCGAGGCCCACAAGCTGGAAAAGCTCAAAGGCGGGCTCGATCGCGGGGATAGCTTCCAGGCCGTGGCGCTGGACTGGCACGGCAAGCAGGTGGCCGGCTGGAGTGCCGGGCATGCTGAACGCACCTTGAGGCAGCTGGAGCGCGACCTGTTCTCGTGGCTGGGCCAGAGGCCCATGGCCGGCATCGAGCCCATGGAGCTGCTGTCCGTCTTGCAGAAGATCGAAGAGCGCGGCGCACTGGAGACGGCCGACCGGGCACTCATGCTGGCCCGCCAGATATGGCGCTACTGGCTACCCACCGCCAGCAACAGCCAGCGCGACATTACCGAAGGCCTGAAAAGCCGCCTCACCCCGTACCATGCAAAGAACTCTGCAGCCATCGTCGAGCCCCAGCGCTTTGGCGAGCTGCTGCGGACCATGCATGCCTACAAAGGCGGGCCGCTGGTGCGCACCGCCTTGCTGCTGGCACCCTTGCTGTACCAGCGCCCCGGCAATCTGCGCATGATGGAATGGGCCGAGCTGGATCTGGATGCCGGCCTGTGGACCATTCCCAGCGAAAAGATGAAGCGTACCAGGCAGGAGAAAGAAAACGGAGAGCCGCACGTGGTGCCCATGCCCGTGCAGGCGGTGGATCTGCTGCGAGAGCTGCACTCCCTCACAGGCCACGGCCGCTATGTGTTCCCCGGCCAGCGCAACCACGACCGCCCCATGTCCGACAACTCCGTGCGCAGCGCCGTCTATGGGCTGGGCTTCGGCACGGAGCAAAGCTGGCATGGCTTCAGAGCCAGCGCCCGCACCATGCTGGTGGATCAGCTGGATCTGGATCCGCTGGCCATCGAGGCCAACCTGGCCCATGCCGTGAAAGATGCCAACGGCCGCAGCTACAACCGCACCAAGTACCTGGCCAAGCGCTTTGATCTGGTTCAGGGGTGGGCTGATTACTTGGATCGTTTACGCGATGGCGTTAACGTGATCAAGCTTTCGCAAAAACAAAGCCAAATGACACACAGCCCAGTGCAATAA
- a CDS encoding Crp/Fnr family transcriptional regulator — protein sequence MNTKLDFPRRLSGDRYRVDWLANFPEPSMQRLRAIGIKRTFHDGQVVQKRGDSAHHVLVVLSGRLRSVGYTAAGAEQFTRWMEPGEISGFSSVLGNAPVPVDLVAAGDVELLILPSQPLLEVLASDALASLAVARALSLRVNELFDMIFIRAEETLNARVWATLQRIAAENGKPAHGNVVLLISQGDLAHAVGASRQKVNVELRKLQAQQKIRLGYRWIEISCGTQP from the coding sequence ATGAACACCAAGCTCGACTTCCCTAGGCGTCTATCGGGTGACCGTTATCGCGTGGATTGGCTGGCGAACTTCCCTGAGCCCTCTATGCAACGGCTTCGTGCCATTGGCATCAAGCGAACGTTTCACGACGGCCAAGTCGTACAGAAAAGAGGTGACTCTGCACATCACGTGCTGGTGGTGTTGTCAGGACGTCTGCGCTCTGTGGGCTACACCGCAGCAGGGGCCGAGCAATTTACGCGCTGGATGGAACCAGGCGAAATCAGCGGTTTCAGTTCGGTGTTGGGAAATGCGCCTGTGCCGGTAGACCTTGTCGCAGCCGGAGACGTCGAACTTCTAATCTTGCCAAGTCAGCCCTTGCTCGAGGTTTTGGCAAGCGATGCTCTGGCATCTTTGGCAGTTGCACGTGCACTAAGTCTGCGCGTGAACGAATTGTTCGACATGATCTTTATCAGGGCGGAGGAGACACTCAATGCGAGAGTTTGGGCGACATTGCAACGCATAGCAGCGGAAAACGGAAAGCCTGCTCACGGCAATGTCGTGCTTCTCATCTCTCAAGGTGATCTCGCGCATGCCGTTGGAGCGTCTCGCCAAAAAGTCAACGTCGAACTGCGCAAACTTCAAGCACAACAGAAAATTCGCCTGGGTTATCGCTGGATTGAAATTTCCTGCGGCACACAACCCTGA
- a CDS encoding ABC transporter substrate-binding protein, with translation MIRKKLIALAIASVSALSTSAMAQSTVLRIQDYPGLGNFLVRVANANGLCAKHAITCELRSIPQAPLAMQTLLAGDLDVAFTPPEVLVQAVNKGVAVKAIGSGASGPTFFLMAGAGLDTPNAAKGYPVVMQDFKGKKIGVTARGSAAEFQLVSLLKGAGMSAQDVTIVAVGSPNTAFPAISQKQIDGLMLFTPMDGFCEVSQICRIVVDPRKGQGPSDVLETKGASMLQVVRDEFLQKNSKAIEGYRRAMTEASEFAQNPANFAALLKIAQDTFKINVPNGDQILEVSLRNSLPTLQFPVDPKAFQEAARYMQRTGQISKVVDTSTLLVQ, from the coding sequence ATGATTCGAAAAAAACTGATCGCTCTCGCTATAGCTTCTGTATCGGCGCTATCCACTTCGGCTATGGCTCAGTCCACCGTCTTGCGCATACAGGACTATCCAGGCTTGGGCAACTTTCTAGTTCGTGTCGCCAATGCGAATGGACTCTGTGCAAAGCATGCCATCACGTGCGAATTGCGCAGCATTCCGCAGGCTCCGTTAGCAATGCAGACACTGCTGGCGGGAGATCTCGACGTCGCATTTACGCCTCCGGAGGTTCTTGTCCAGGCTGTGAACAAGGGAGTTGCAGTCAAAGCGATTGGCAGCGGAGCTAGCGGGCCCACATTCTTCCTCATGGCGGGAGCTGGCTTGGATACGCCCAATGCGGCCAAAGGATATCCGGTGGTCATGCAGGATTTCAAAGGCAAGAAAATCGGTGTTACAGCAAGAGGCAGCGCAGCCGAGTTCCAGTTGGTGAGCCTGCTCAAGGGGGCAGGCATGTCTGCCCAGGACGTCACGATTGTTGCGGTCGGCTCGCCCAACACAGCCTTTCCTGCGATCTCGCAGAAGCAGATTGATGGGCTGATGCTTTTCACCCCGATGGACGGCTTTTGCGAAGTGTCGCAGATCTGCCGGATAGTGGTTGATCCCCGCAAGGGGCAAGGTCCCAGTGATGTCCTGGAGACTAAAGGAGCCTCGATGCTGCAAGTCGTGCGTGATGAATTTCTTCAGAAGAATTCTAAGGCGATAGAGGGGTACCGAAGGGCCATGACTGAAGCGAGTGAGTTTGCGCAGAACCCCGCAAACTTTGCGGCGCTGCTCAAGATTGCGCAAGACACCTTCAAGATCAATGTTCCTAATGGAGACCAGATTCTTGAGGTCTCGCTGCGTAACTCTTTGCCCACTTTGCAATTTCCTGTAGACCCCAAGGCCTTCCAGGAAGCAGCGAGGTATATGCAACGTACAGGCCAGATCAGCAAGGTGGTGGACACCTCTACGCTGCTGGTGCAGTGA
- a CDS encoding ABC transporter ATP-binding protein: protein MPIPNALASREPAVAVDGLHLSFGGNKPVLADISLNIAEGEFVSLVGPSGCGKTTLLNLCAGLVEHTGSGSIKVMGRPPRCGNPQIGYMLARDSLLPWCSALDNAAFGSKIRGRTKDQSLERARKTLAEVGLAEHANVLPKALSHGMRQRTALARTFALDAPLLLMDEPFGALDAQTKLQLQDLLLRLCHQHRQTALFVTHDLAEAVAVSDRVIVMSSQPGRIIADVPIDLPRPRSIRELQKSPRFHELFATLWSQLESGWVHHEG, encoded by the coding sequence ATGCCCATTCCCAACGCTCTTGCCTCCAGAGAGCCTGCGGTTGCCGTAGATGGCCTGCATTTGAGCTTCGGCGGCAACAAGCCTGTTCTGGCGGACATCTCTCTGAATATTGCCGAAGGCGAATTTGTCTCTCTCGTTGGCCCAAGTGGCTGCGGCAAGACAACCTTGCTCAATCTGTGTGCCGGCCTGGTCGAACACACGGGTTCCGGATCCATCAAAGTGATGGGTCGCCCTCCACGATGCGGTAATCCCCAAATCGGCTACATGCTCGCGCGCGATAGCCTCTTGCCGTGGTGCTCCGCCTTGGATAACGCCGCCTTTGGCTCGAAGATCAGAGGGCGAACCAAGGATCAAAGCCTTGAACGTGCACGAAAAACGCTCGCCGAGGTAGGCCTTGCAGAGCACGCCAATGTGTTGCCGAAAGCGCTTTCACACGGGATGCGTCAGCGTACTGCGCTCGCACGGACATTTGCATTGGATGCACCATTGCTCTTGATGGATGAACCATTTGGCGCACTTGATGCGCAAACCAAGTTGCAGCTTCAAGATTTGCTTCTGCGTCTCTGTCATCAGCACCGACAAACGGCTTTGTTCGTAACTCACGATTTGGCAGAGGCTGTCGCCGTTTCCGATCGCGTGATCGTGATGTCGTCCCAGCCAGGACGCATCATTGCAGACGTGCCGATTGACCTACCGCGACCTCGTTCAATTCGTGAATTGCAAAAGTCGCCACGTTTCCACGAACTCTTTGCGACTCTGTGGTCGCAGCTTGAATCGGGATGGGTACACCATGAAGGCTAA
- a CDS encoding ABC transporter permease, whose protein sequence is MKANRLQWVLWHIVFIALMLGFAEIAASRKWVDPTFFGQPRGVLAYLWENVRTAKFWSDLGWTLTAVGASFVLGSLAAFAVGLIFVRWPAIEKFADPYFNALNVMPRIALAPLFILWFGLGIGSKIAVGCSLTFFIVLSATVAGIRGVSQDHLTLCRTLGAKAGTTFFEVTLPGAVPVIFSGLRLGLIYALLGVVGTEIIASEKGLGQTLAYLGSTFDINGVMALLLVLALLGVGIVRFMTWLEKRLLHWQ, encoded by the coding sequence ATGAAGGCTAATCGACTGCAATGGGTGCTCTGGCACATCGTTTTCATAGCCTTGATGCTGGGATTTGCCGAGATCGCCGCTTCGCGCAAATGGGTTGATCCGACATTTTTTGGCCAACCACGTGGAGTGTTGGCCTACCTTTGGGAAAACGTAAGAACAGCAAAGTTTTGGAGCGACCTGGGCTGGACTCTGACAGCGGTAGGCGCGTCTTTTGTGCTGGGCAGCCTGGCTGCATTCGCCGTTGGACTCATTTTTGTTCGATGGCCTGCGATCGAGAAGTTCGCCGACCCCTACTTCAACGCGCTCAATGTGATGCCACGCATTGCTCTGGCACCGCTGTTCATTCTGTGGTTCGGCCTTGGAATAGGCAGCAAGATTGCCGTTGGCTGCTCGCTCACCTTCTTCATCGTTCTCTCTGCGACTGTGGCCGGCATCCGCGGGGTAAGCCAGGACCACTTGACGCTATGCAGGACGTTGGGGGCGAAAGCCGGCACAACATTCTTCGAGGTCACCTTGCCTGGTGCGGTCCCCGTGATCTTTTCAGGCCTCAGGCTTGGGTTGATCTATGCCCTGCTCGGAGTTGTCGGTACCGAAATCATCGCAAGCGAAAAGGGCCTGGGCCAAACCTTGGCCTATCTCGGCTCCACCTTCGATATCAATGGCGTCATGGCTCTCCTGCTGGTACTCGCACTGCTAGGGGTTGGCATCGTGCGCTTCATGACCTGGCTCGAAAAACGCCTGCTGCACTGGCAGTAA
- a CDS encoding TauD/TfdA dioxygenase family protein, whose product MANTTPMELIDIASRYKHIQPVPRMPNFAAWIEGVDLTTPLTDEVKAELRQALFDFEVIFFKPQTITPEQHIALGQVFGPISNGSYFDRNANAPEMEMIVSDRDRPPAIDNWHTDISWKLNPPLGTAIQITVTPPAGGNTCWSSTSKAYEWLSPGMQQYLEGLSAVHTWEQSGFREYLGKKGDEALIAAIQAGKPVTHPVVRVNPDSGRKCIFVNADFTRNIIGVDRHEARGVLHFLLGWLQRPEFMVHHQWEAGGIAIWDNRSTQHYAVADYWPHHRVNQRVTFDTPSSLIAPPGSSGLN is encoded by the coding sequence ATGGCTAATACCACACCCATGGAGTTGATCGATATTGCTAGCCGCTACAAGCACATACAGCCAGTTCCCAGAATGCCGAACTTCGCGGCTTGGATTGAAGGCGTTGACCTCACGACGCCTCTGACTGATGAAGTTAAGGCTGAACTTCGCCAGGCGTTGTTCGACTTCGAGGTCATCTTCTTTAAGCCGCAAACAATCACACCAGAGCAACACATCGCATTGGGACAGGTATTTGGACCGATCTCAAACGGCTCCTATTTTGACCGCAACGCGAATGCGCCCGAGATGGAAATGATCGTGTCCGACCGCGACCGACCGCCTGCCATCGACAACTGGCATACAGACATCAGCTGGAAACTCAACCCCCCATTGGGAACCGCGATACAGATCACAGTGACTCCTCCAGCAGGAGGAAACACTTGCTGGAGCAGCACCAGCAAGGCCTATGAATGGCTATCGCCCGGCATGCAGCAGTACTTGGAGGGGTTGAGTGCCGTACACACCTGGGAGCAATCAGGCTTTCGTGAATACCTTGGAAAAAAGGGAGATGAAGCGCTCATCGCTGCAATCCAGGCGGGCAAGCCTGTCACACATCCCGTGGTTCGAGTGAACCCTGACTCTGGCCGTAAATGCATATTCGTGAATGCCGACTTCACCCGAAACATCATTGGAGTCGACCGCCATGAAGCTCGTGGAGTCCTTCACTTTCTGCTTGGCTGGCTACAGAGACCAGAGTTCATGGTGCATCACCAGTGGGAAGCTGGCGGCATTGCGATATGGGACAACCGGAGCACGCAGCACTACGCCGTCGCGGATTATTGGCCCCATCACCGGGTAAACCAACGAGTCACCTTCGATACACCGTCTTCATTGATAGCTCCCCCAGGTTCAAGCGGCCTGAACTAG
- a CDS encoding SMI1/KNR4 family protein, whose protein sequence is MKIKKEDLAKWETDKPELMVEPLFLKKRISDLEKALLIRLPDEYLDYIHLVADQACSPLDELDNFIAIYYGITRVAVMATLSSTDRVVSSTKLLQESVYDHRSLLPNGLIAIGSEYDDDGDAYIIYDVRPESPTYRNIFHWRYYVDNLIVGDGLGLLALSLRDFLHKPALESEL, encoded by the coding sequence ATGAAGATTAAAAAAGAAGACTTGGCAAAATGGGAAACAGATAAGCCGGAATTAATGGTTGAGCCACTCTTTCTAAAGAAGAGAATCTCTGATTTAGAAAAGGCGTTGTTGATTCGCTTGCCAGATGAATATTTGGATTATATCCATCTGGTTGCCGATCAAGCATGTAGCCCACTGGATGAATTGGATAATTTTATAGCAATATATTATGGAATAACGAGGGTGGCTGTTATGGCTACCTTGTCTTCTACAGATAGAGTAGTGAGCTCAACCAAATTATTGCAGGAGTCAGTGTATGATCACCGATCATTGCTACCTAATGGCTTAATTGCAATTGGTTCAGAATACGATGATGATGGCGACGCATATATTATTTATGATGTGAGGCCTGAATCTCCCACCTACAGAAATATATTTCATTGGAGATACTATGTAGATAATTTAATTGTGGGAGATGGATTGGGATTGTTGGCTCTATCGTTAAGAGATTTTTTACATAAACCGGCATTGGAAAGTGAGCTCTAA
- a CDS encoding sensor domain-containing diguanylate cyclase, whose translation MFANNDLILVLTPSLAILVLATILIVAWLVQRSQRFLLWQACAYSLTALTLGAQTLLTLEELNRYALLIGSCYLLSAWCLARSWAERWRVSAQPHAALLIAIVTLAALYQFSQIAPNVWARVSSFSVGSSLVLLLPILQVHSKKNSFDWLDRSLLWLSILFTTYTFTRPALIWLLGYTDLRALPRSPYWILTLLSILNFSLLFTVVMAAIAVKETVGKLRMERDIDALTLILNRRSFQEHAQKRLADMRRYPMAVLACDIDHFKHINDTWGHERGDMVLQLVASTLQNNVREHDLVARFGGEEFVLLLADITLGDAELIAQRIQRDLGSRNTVLPTGPKLTMSFGISLITNSLQFEQAMKEADRLLYQAKNAGRDRVHVSGVSYPDISVETHQLWSRPAA comes from the coding sequence ATGTTCGCGAATAACGACCTTATCCTGGTCCTGACGCCTTCGCTGGCGATACTGGTTCTGGCAACCATATTGATCGTTGCCTGGCTTGTCCAACGATCCCAGCGCTTTCTGCTTTGGCAGGCTTGCGCCTATTCACTCACTGCTCTGACTCTCGGGGCACAGACTCTACTTACTCTGGAGGAGCTGAATCGCTACGCACTACTGATCGGCAGTTGCTATCTGCTGAGCGCGTGGTGTCTTGCCAGAAGCTGGGCAGAGCGCTGGCGTGTATCCGCCCAACCGCATGCAGCATTGCTCATTGCTATAGTCACCCTGGCTGCGCTCTACCAATTCAGCCAGATCGCGCCAAATGTCTGGGCTCGGGTGAGCTCTTTCAGCGTGGGTTCCAGCCTTGTTTTACTGCTCCCCATCCTGCAGGTCCACTCGAAGAAAAACTCATTTGACTGGCTCGATAGATCGCTGCTCTGGCTAAGCATCCTCTTCACCACCTACACCTTCACTCGGCCCGCCTTGATCTGGCTGCTGGGATACACGGATCTACGAGCCCTGCCAAGGTCACCCTATTGGATCCTGACGCTGCTGAGCATTCTGAATTTCTCGTTGCTCTTCACTGTGGTGATGGCCGCAATTGCCGTGAAGGAAACAGTCGGCAAGCTGCGCATGGAACGAGACATTGATGCTTTGACGCTAATCCTGAATCGCCGGTCTTTTCAAGAACATGCCCAGAAGCGTCTCGCCGACATGAGACGCTATCCTATGGCAGTGCTGGCCTGCGACATAGACCATTTCAAACACATCAACGACACCTGGGGGCACGAGCGTGGCGATATGGTGCTGCAACTGGTTGCCTCAACTCTGCAAAACAATGTGCGAGAGCACGACCTGGTTGCTCGGTTCGGTGGCGAGGAGTTTGTGCTGCTATTGGCAGACATAACGCTGGGAGATGCGGAACTCATTGCGCAGCGAATCCAGCGTGATCTCGGGTCAAGGAATACCGTTCTTCCAACTGGCCCCAAATTGACCATGAGCTTCGGAATTTCATTGATCACCAACTCCCTCCAGTTTGAGCAAGCCATGAAGGAGGCCGATCGACTCCTTTACCAAGCCAAGAATGCGGGGCGTGATCGGGTTCATGTATCGGGGGTTTCCTATCCAGACATATCTGTAGAAACTCATCAGCTGTGGAGCAGACCTGCCGCTTAA